ATGAATTCATTTTGGACATATGCCTACGTTGCCTCGTCCTTATAACAGGATCAACGACCATTCAAAACCACATAAAAAGTATATTAACCAAATATAAACAATCTAAAGGATCAAATCTAACAAAGTAAGCATCTTATTGATCACACTTTAGAATAAAACTAACTTTCcataaatcaaaattattttaaactctTTCTACTACATGCACCTAAAAACATTGCTTGCTGCTATCAAATCTACCTAAAAAGTATTGTCATAGAAATCTCATAGTATTTAGCGGTGCTAAGGACATGCCACCGAAAAAACAGTAACTCAATTGTCATAATTAAGGAAACTGAATTATTGCTCCATCAACTGATATAGCAAAAGCTTTTGCAGTTATACCAAACTTCCACCTAGCCAGAAAATTCCATTCATGAAGTTTCTTTTTGGAAAAAAGTGTTGAAGATCAACTGATGCCAAGGGAATCATGTTTGAATCTTAGGTGTTGTgagatattatatattattatagatAATGTTTTTGTGTTTTCATAAAAAGATTCAGCTAAGCTTTGATGACAATACTAGGTGGTGGGGGAGTGTGGTTGATGAGTTTTGAAGGAAAACAATATAGGATAGTAGCATATTACAGAGGGAAGAGGAAGGAACAATAATAGAGTTATATAGTTTAGAATTCTATAGAATAAGTTACATGAATGAATTACCTGGTTCTGTGGGCACAAGTGTCAGTTTCAGTTTGAGATTAGGCCAGACTTTGTTCTCATCTGCTTCTCTTCTCTTTATGTCTTTGGGAGTTGAATTCTACAGCTACACTGCTTTCTGGTACTTTCTCTTTTCTCTGCTATTCATTTTTTTGTGATAATCTAATGAGTATATTCATGAAATTTTCCATTATTCATGATGTAGCTATTTGGTGACAATCATGGGTCTGGTTATACCTTGGAGTTTCACATTAGCTTTGGTAGATGGATACTCTGTACTGGTTAAATGCCCGATTCGTCAACCGGGAATACTACTGATTATTGTTGTGGGAGATTGGGTATATACTTAGCTTTCTCTCTAATCTATTAAGTTTTTTAAGTACATATTTGAATTGGCCGCTGCCGATACCGGCAACCAACCATCTGTTGGTAACTTGAGTTTATTTGCTGCAGATTTTATCAACACTCACACTAGCAGCAGCTTCATCAACTGCTAGTGTTGTAGATCTCCTGCTTGATTCTCAAGGATCTTTTTGTCCTATAAAGCTTTGCCGCAGGTACAGGATATCTGCAGCTCTGGCCTTTGTGTCATGGTTTCTGTCATTGGCATCCTCTCTTTTTAACCTTTATCTGTTACCCTCTCTGTGATTCTTATTTATTCCCCTGTAAAAATATTAGATTGACCATAGTTTATTTGTAATACTTTTCCATTTTTTACATGAGACATTCCTAGTTTATCAGTGATCTATAACTTAAAAACTCACATGCATTTGTAATGGAAAGCATAGAGAAAACTCAATGTTAATATAGATTGGTCTATTCAATTCTATTCCGCGCACAAAGTTGCCATGCATCAGATACACCAAGAACAGGAAATCATAAAATGCCAACCAGACTCATGTTCAATTTGCTACTGTGAATGAGTCCAAGGATAAAAATAGACTAGTATACAGATCTCAGTTTTTACAGTAAATGGCAAACAAAAAGtaattaatctgttagctattgATGTGTTTGCACCATTTCTTTCTTTAAAGCTTCTGCCATTCCCTCATTCCCTTGTCTAATATACCCATCAATAAAAGCTTCATATATAGTCGAACTCAGTTCAAACCCTTTTCCTACCATCTCTGCCTGAAGCTTCAACGCTTCTTCCATTCTCCCCTCAAAAGACAACCCCTTAATCAAGGcctcataactcttctccttcgGAACCATATCAAACTTAGCAACTCCACTCCTGAAAAACTCCATACCTTCTTCAACCCTACCTCTATCACAAAGTAACCTAACCACCATATCAAGGATCAATGCATCAGGTCTAAAATCCTTCCTGCACATATCCTTGTAAACAAGAACAGCCGAATCAACATCCTCGACATTACAGTACCCCTTAACAAGATTCTCACAAGTCGAAACCGTTGCATCAATACCAACCAATCCCATTTCTCTGAAAAACTCCTCAGCTTTTCCAACATCACCAATCTTACAAAACCCACCAATTATGGTATTAAAACTAACCACATCAGGCTCAATTTCCTTCTTTCTCATTTCCTTCCACATCTTTTCACAATCTCCCATCCTCCCTCCCTCACAAAACGCAGTCATCAATAAACTATAACTATAAGCATTAGGATCACAATTCATTTCACACATTTCACCCCAAATTTCCTCAACCTTCTCCATCAAACCATTTTGATAACAACACAACATCAATGTATTAAAAGTATGCACATTAGGGGTAACAACTCTAAAACCccttttggaaaaatcatatttttcttcATCTAACCTAAAAAACTCCCGGTAAATCTCATACCCTACATCCACCCCCAATTTTCTACAAACCCTAGAAATCAAAGAATTCAAAGTCATAACCTTGGGGCTAATCCCACGGGAGAGTAAC
The window above is part of the Vicia villosa cultivar HV-30 ecotype Madison, WI unplaced genomic scaffold, Vvil1.0 ctg.000469F_1_1, whole genome shotgun sequence genome. Proteins encoded here:
- the LOC131628637 gene encoding pentatricopeptide repeat-containing protein At2g15980-like, producing MAQTFSILTNQRSKSRWNTLHSLYPNGFNPTDFTQITLHLNNKPHLALHFYQWTKSKSLCHHSLSSYSTIIHILARGRLYSHAYNTIRTALLNSETETPVKLFEILVKSYRDCGSAPFVFDLLIEACLQSRKIEPSVEITRMLLSRGISPKVMTLNSLISRVCRKLGVDVGYEIYREFFRLDEEKYDFSKRGFRVVTPNVHTFNTLMLCCYQNGLMEKVEEIWGEMCEMNCDPNAYSYSLLMTAFCEGGRMGDCEKMWKEMRKKEIEPDVVSFNTIIGGFCKIGDVGKAEEFFREMGLVGIDATVSTCENLVKGYCNVEDVDSAVLVYKDMCRKDFRPDALILDMVVRLLCDRGRVEEGMEFFRSGVAKFDMVPKEKSYEALIKGLSFEGRMEEALKLQAEMVGKGFELSSTIYEAFIDGYIRQGNEGMAEALKKEMVQTHQ
- the LOC131628629 gene encoding CASP-like protein 5C1 → MNELPGSVGTSVSFSLRLGQTLFSSASLLFMSLGVEFYSYTAFCYLVTIMGLVIPWSFTLALVDGYSVLVKCPIRQPGILLIIVVGDWILSTLTLAAASSTASVVDLLLDSQGSFCPIKLCRRYRISAALAFVSWFLSLASSLFNLYLLPSL